In Leptodactylus fuscus isolate aLepFus1 chromosome 2, aLepFus1.hap2, whole genome shotgun sequence, one genomic interval encodes:
- the LOC142194899 gene encoding gastricsin-like: protein MKCLILAFICLHLSEGLVKVPLKRFKSMREVMREHGIKAPTADPASKFYNQFATAYEPLANYMDMSYYGEISIGTPPQNFLVLFDTGSSNLWVASTYCQSQACTNHPLFNPSQSSTYSSNNQQFSLQYGTGSLTGILGYDTVSIQNIAISQQEFGLSVTEPGTNFVYAQFDGILGLAYPSIAVGGATTVMQGMIQQNLINQPMFGFYLSGQENSQNGGEVAFGGVDQNYYQGQIYWTPVTSETYWQIGIQGFSISGQATGWCSQGCQGIVDTGTSLLTAPQQVFSSLMQSIGAQQDQNGQYAVSCGNIQSLPTISFTISGVSFPLPPSAYVLQSNGYCTIGIMPTYLPSQNGQPLWILGDVFLREYYSVYDLGNNQVGFATAA from the exons ATGAAGTGTCTAATTCTTGCCTTCATTTGCCTCCACCTCTCAGAGGGGCTTGTTAA AGTCCCTCTGAAGAGGTTCAAGTCCATGAGAGAGGTGATGAGAGAGCATGGCATCAAAGCCCCAACAGCTGATCCAGCTTCAAAGTTCTACAACCAGTTTGCCACTGCCTATGAACCATTGGCAAACTATATGGAT ATGTCATACTATGGAGAAATCAGCATTGGTACACCACCCCAAAACTTCTTGGTTCTCTTTGATACTGGATCTTCTAACTTGTGGGTAGCTTCCACCTACTGTCAGAGTCAGGCATGCA caAATCACCCTCTGTTCAACCCAAGTCAGTCTTCCACATATTCTTCAAACAACCAGCAGTTTTCTTTGCAATACGGAACTGGCAGCTTGACTGGAATCCTGGGATATGACACCGTCAGC ATCCAAAATATAGCCATTTCCCAGCAAGAATTTGGCTTGAGTGTAACAGAGCCTGGAACCAATTTTGTGTATGCTCAGTTTGATGGCATCCTGGGTCTGGCTTATCCATCTATTGCTGTGGGAGGCGCCACCACTGTGATGCAGGGAATGATCCAACAGAATCTCATCAACCAACCTATGTTTGGTTTCTACCTTAGTGG ACAGGAAAACAGTCAGAATGGTGGAGAAGTAGCTTTTGGAGGAGTTGATCAAAACTACTACCAAGGACAAATCTACTGGACTCCTGTCACTTCTGAAACATACTGGCAAATTGGAATCCAAGG ATTCTCCATCAGTGGACAAGCTACTGGATGGTGTAGTCAAGGATGTCAAGGTATTGTAGACACTGGAACCTCCCTGCTGACTGCTCCTCAACAAGTCTTCTCCTCTCTTATGCAAAGCATTGGTGCACAACAAGATCAGAATGGACAG TATGCCGTGAGCTGTGGTAACATTCAGAGCCTCCCAACCATTAGCTTCACCATTAGTGGAGTATCTTTCCCACTTCCACCATCTGCCTACGTTCTTCAG aGCAATGGATACTGCACCATTGGTATTATGCCAACTTACCTGCCATCTCAGAATGGACAACCACTATGGATCCTTGGTGATGTCTTCCTTAGGGAATACTACTCTGTATATGATCTGGGCAACAATCAAGTTGGTTTTGCTACTGCTGCTTAA